In a single window of the Pocillopora verrucosa isolate sample1 chromosome 4, ASM3666991v2, whole genome shotgun sequence genome:
- the LOC131785213 gene encoding uncharacterized protein has product MVFNKNRNTLVIVTGVITLIGLILLIVGIVLIAKAKEKSSEDCNAGVSGASSGEDANRCSYSEEAKRAGVDKFLQKVQDTYYDLHPQDLIFKPGGVKNEELMTKFKPYNPEPKNLKKITDKARQLLNELDDLGVNTLRLKPREKKAVAQLKHYLQNNFGKPYDSDYYAGDFLMGPNLFCWQEICSVGSSDIRYGLGNFHPKNLDDVRLFLSKMKLVAATFSTYVNNLRLGIKAGMVRSVEECKAGIDAFKRNYLQVSLQGEQGIFDEDYMKPIFSAKFLAGLKPSHLEEWEKENQKTVNVSIREHALKYISKSILDVIKFLETENLQHCVPSSISSGLAKLPLSHVYENGSQTAENTTKQLPTGEKLDGKKAYESILPYFTTISKTPDQVHELGHEMVKKLYPEVLEIARDVTKANNDTAKELFIKRLNNSDMYFAEKPIPANESDENAHKLCSSVEGARKYCPVRWEAMQNWFAEARRVMSMLDPQTTDMFHFSGLKHTTPNCPVDMAPTFNPSKGAQSYMRSTKDCSRNSLYNIPFFMERPGPKYSEWSVNAHEARPGHHTQVQGLVEHFRDSCGGVIGWLDSSTYYTAFTEGWALYAENPLIAKETNVYANEPFQKYGMLKWQVWRALRLVVDTGLHYKGFSRAEALDYFAKYAWDTSDTAEKEITRYQSDPGQATAYMIGQLKIMELRDYATKELGDDFNLKDFHFYLLAQGSAPLSYLEEGIHEYVRCAKDKDQEGCKDVLNPVAPEGEQVNEFVGVVGEESFEPIERPFLEDYI; this is encoded by the exons ATGGTATTCAACAAGAACAGAAATACGCTGGTAATTGTTACCGGTGTTATAACCTTGATAGGGTTGATTCTACTCATAGTTGGAATCGTCCTCATTGCGAAAGCTAAGGAAAAATCTAGCGAAGACTGCAATGCTGGTGTCTCTGGTGCAAGCAGCGGGGAAGACGCAAATCGTTGTAGTTATTCCGAGGAGGCCAAGAGAGCAGGTGTCGACAAATTCCTCCAGAAAGTTCAAGATACTTACTATGATCTTCATCCTCAAGATTTAATTTTCAAACCTGGGGGCGTTAAGAATGAAGAGCTTATGACGAAGTTTAAACCGTACAATCCAGAACCcaaaaacttgaagaaaatcACCGACAAAGCCCGACAACTTCTAAATGAACTGGATGATTTAGGTGTCAATACGCTTCGCTTGAAACCGCGTGAGAAAAAAGCTGTGGCACAACTCAAGCACTACCTTCAAAACAACTTCGGAAAGCCCTACGACTCAGATTATTATGCCGGAGATTTTCTTATGGGACCAAATTTGTTCTGCTGGCAAGAGATATGCAGCGTCGGCTCCTCGGACATTAGATATGGCCTGGGAAATTTCCACCCCAAGAATCTGGACGATGTGCGATTGTTTCTCAGTAAAATGAAGTTGGTGGCAGCGACTTTTTCGACATACGTGAACAACTTGCGGTTGGGGATCAAAGCTGGTATGGTTCGCTCAGTTGAAGAATGTAAAGCCGGAATAGACGCATTCAAACGAAATTATTTGCAGGTATCGCTTCAAGGAGAGCAAG GAATTTTTGATGAAGATTACATGAAGCCAATCTTTTCTGCCAAGTTTCTGGCCGGTTTGAAACCCAGCCATTTAGAAGagtgggaaaaagaaaatcagaagacTGTCAACGTCTCCATCCGGGAACACGCCTTGAAATATATTAGTAAATCTATCCTAGATGTGATCAA ATTTCTAGAAACAGAGAACCTTCAGCACTGTGTTCCAAGTTCTATTTCAAGTGGCCTTGCGAAGCTTCCGCTCTCACATGTGTACGAAAATGGAAGCCAAACAGCGGAGAACACAACGAAACAGCTGCCAACCGGAGAAAAACTGGACGGGAAAAAAGCTTACGAATCGATATTACCATATTTCACGACGATCTCCAAAACACCCGACCAGGTTCACGAGCTTGGACACGAGATGGTTAAGAAACTTTACCCTGAG GTTCTTGAAATCGCTCGCGATGTGACAAAAGCCAACAACGACACGGCGAAGGAACTCTTTATAAAGCGACTGAATAATTCGGACATGTATTTTGCTGAAAAGCCGATCCCTGCCAATGAGTCTGATGAAAACGCACACAAGCTCTGCAGCTCTGTAGAAGGAGCAAGGAAGTATTGTCCAGTACGCTGGGAGGCTATGCAAAACTGGTTTGCAGAGGCTAGGAGG GTGATGAGTATGCTGGACCCCCAGACAACCgacatgtttcatttttccggCCTAAAGCATACCACACCAAACTGTCCTGTAGATATGGCGCCAACCTTCAACCCGTCGAAAGGAGCTCAGAGTTACATGCGAAGCACCAAAGACTGCAGCAGAAACTCGCTATACAACATTCCGTTTTTCATGGAAAGGCCTGGGCCTAAGTATTCTGAGTGGAGCGTAAATGCGCATGAAGCGAGACCTGGGCACCACACACAG GTTCAAGGTCTTGTCGAGCATTTTCGTGACAGCTGTGGAGGTGTGATTGGCTGGCTGGACAGCTCCACCTACTACACGGCCTTCACTGAGGGCTGGGCACTTTACGCTGAGAATCCACTGATTgctaaagaaacaaatgtaTATGCCAACGAACCCTTTCAGAAGTATGGTATGCTAAAGTGGCAA GTTTGGCGCGCTCTCCGCCTTGTTGTGGACACGGGTTTGCATTACAAAGGTTTCTCACGAGCTGAAGCCCTAGACTACTTTGCCAAGTACGCCTGGGACACTAGTGATACAGCAGAGAAAGAGATTACTAGGTACCAGAGTGATCCAGGACAAGCAACTGCCTACATGATTGGTCAGCTTAAAATCATGGAGCTGCGAGATTACGCCACCAAAGAACTTGGAGACGATTTCAACTTGAAAGACTTCCACTTCTATCTCTTAGCACAAGGATCTGCTCCACTGAGCTATCTGGAGGAAGGCATTCACGAATATGTTCGATGTGCTAAAGATAAGGACCAAGAAGGATGTAAGGATGTACTGAACCCCGTGGCCCCCGAAGGAGAGCAAGTCAATGAGTTCGTGGGAGTGGTCGGGGAAGAAAGCTTCGAGCCAATAGAGAGACCCTTCCTAGAAGACTACATATAA
- the LOC131785268 gene encoding uncharacterized protein isoform X1, whose translation MVKYLFRSQDHVTHKWLRAVYLADMEKPKNYYVLKETEPPSKKPLYIAIAVAVVLCFVGLILIVVGGVLTSKARKECSTQVSPSSKAPMVKPSTCEYSDEAKRVGLDKFLLKVKTTYYKMNPNNAVYDPDSTPTTIREDFSPYDAHPEAIRKRTDAARALYEEAQALDEKADSAKMKPREIKAIAQVKHYLQSNFGAPYDENYYAGDWMLGPNKFCWQPICGVGSDLMAHFTYKEWGVRPKTKKDLIFVVEHLKKLNDSLMQYIENVKYGVKAGFVRSVEDCQDGLYSIKRAYLKVSQQGTRGVLNESYTQDMLNPKWLADLPEDVSNAWEKEHKESVKTYIHEALVEYVGKPLDSLLKYLEFEHSQYCVPSNISSGLATLPLSYIYKNGTNTGIPATGKLPNGDPLDGKKAYEMILPYFTTSMEMTPNKVYNLGKTMLNKLYPRAVQIAKELTRQQDENQAVVAFKKRLEQQSMFFNEEKIPENESNKDAFEKCTSMEQAKIYCPKRYKAMLTWFDYVNTVLSDLAPKTNHMFHFTGKYQSTPNCPVKLVANFNPGTGSQSYRSSNRDCTKNAQYRLPFYLKDMGPRYNAISVGAHEARPGHHTQVQGFTELFGDSCEGVISWLNGASYYTAFTEGWALYAENPLIAEETDTYKNNPLQLYGMLKWQIWRALRLMMDTGLHYKGMKRWEALKLFADYAWDKTDKAVKDVTRYQSDPGQATAYMIGQLRIWQVRNDTKDTIEKGKKRFSEKDFHYQVLSQGSSPLSYLERHLSKYADCVVKPGLDGCEYIIANPSSADTPTKDAASKRPAKPFQPRPYHEHHE comes from the exons AtggtgaaatatttatttagatcCCAAGATCACGTTACGCACAAGTGGTTACGAGCTGTTTACCTTGCAGACATGGAGAAACCAAAGAATTACTATGTTCTTAAGGAGACAGAGCCGCCTTCTAAGAAGCCTCTTTATATCGCTATAGCCGTTGCTGTCGTGTTATGCTTTGTGGGATTAATTCTTATCGTGGTTGGTGGAGTTTTAACCTCCAAAGCTAGGAAGGAATGTTCAACTCAAGTGTCACCTTCTTCTAAAGCGCCTATGGTAAAACCGTCGACTTGCGAATACTCCGACGAAGCTAAGCGCGTGGGGTTGGACAAATTCCTTCTTAAAGTGAAAACTACCTATTACAAGATGAATCCCAACAACGCGGTTTACGATCCTGATTCGACGCCGACAACCATTCGCGAGGATTTCAGCCCGTACGACGCGCACCCGGAGGCCATTCGAAAACGGACAGATGCGGCCAGAGCACTTTATGAAGAAGCTCAGGCGCTCGACGAAAAGGCAGACAGCGCTAAGATGAAGCCGCGTGAAATCAAAGCAATCGCGCAAGTGAAGCATTATCTCCAAAGCAACTTCGGCGCGCCCTACGACGAGAACTACTACGCCGGAGATTGGATGCTTGGTCCAAATAAATTCTGTTGGCAGCCAATCTGCGGCGTAGGAAGCGACCTCATGGCTCATTTCACATACAAGGAATGGGGTGTAAGACCCAAGACGAAGAAGGACTTGATATTTGTCGTCGAACATCTAAAAAAGCTTAACGATTCCTTGATGCAATACATCGAAAATGTTAAGTATGGGGTGAAAGCAGGGTTTGTTCGTTCAGTGGAAGATTGTCAAGACGGCCTGTATTCCATTAAGCGCGCCTATCTAAAAGTGTCACAACAGGGCACTCGGG GAGTTCTAAACGAATCATATACTCAAGATATGCTCAATCCAAAATGGCTGGCTGATCTACCAGAAGATGTATCTAATGCTTGGGAAAAGGAACACAAAGAATCTGTAAAGACATACATACATGAAGCTCTTGTGGAGTATGTGGGGAAACCACTGGACAGCTTGCTGAAATACTTGGAGTTCGAACATTCTCAATACTGCGTCCCCAGTAACATCTCCAGCGGTCTCGCCACGCTCCCTCTGTCATATATCTACAAAAACGGTACTAACACTGGGATACCAGCCACTGGAAAACTTCCTAACGGTGACCCGCTGGATGGAAAGAAAGCCTATGAAATGATCTTACCTTACTTCACTACAAGTATGGAGATGACACCTAATAAAGTTTACAATCTGGGAAAGACAATGTTGAATAAGCTCTATCCGCGAGCCGTGCAAATAGCAAAGGAATTAACAAGGCAGCAGGACGAAAATCAGGCTGTGGTGGCGTTTAAAAAACGTTTAGAACAACAAAGCATGTTTTTCAATGAAGAGAAAATTCCCGAAAATGAGAGTAACAAGGACGCATTCGAGAAGTGCACCAGTATGGAACAAGCTAAAATATACTGTCCTAAGAGATACAAAGCCATGCTGACCTGGTTTGACTATGTTAACA CTGTTTTGAGTGACCTTGCCCCGAAAACCAATCATATGTTTCATTTCACTGGTAAATATCAGAGCACACCCAACTGTCCGGTCAAGCTGGTAGCGAATTTCAACCCAGGCACCGGTTCCCAGAGTTATAGATCCAGCAATAGAGACTGCACCAAAAATGCACAGTACCGATTACCGTTCTATTTGAAAGACATGGGACCAAGATACAACGCCATATCCGTGGGCGCTCACGAGGCGAGGCCTGGACACCATACCCAG GTCCAGGGTTTCACAGAATTGTTCGGAGACAGCTGTGAGGGCGTGATAAGCTGGTTGAATGGTGCATCTTACTACACCGCGTTTACGGAGGGCTGGGCATTATACGCTGAGAATCCGCTCATCGCCGAAGAAACAGACACGTACAAAAACAACCCGCTGCAGTTGTATGGTATGCTCAAGTGGCAGATTTGGCGGGCTTTGCGCCTGATGATGGACACTGGCCTTCATTACAAAG GAATGAAGAGGTGGGAAGCACTGAAACTCTTCGCTGATTATGCTTGGGACAAAACTGACAAGGCTGTCAAAGACGTGACGCGTTATCAGAGCGACCCCGGCCAGGCAACTGCTTACATGATTGGCCAGTTAAGGATTTGGCAGGTACGAAATGACACTAAGGATACCATCGAGAAAGGTAAAAAGAGGTTCAGCGAGAAGGATTTCCATTACCAGGTTCTTTCCCAAGGATCCTCGCCACTAAGCTACTTGGAAAGACACCTATCGAAGTACGCTGATTGTGTCGTCAAACCTGGTCTCGATGGCTGTGAATACATCATAGCCAATCCTTCCAGTGCAGACACTCCTACCAAAGATGCCGCTTCTAAGCGACCAGCGAAGCCATTTCAGCCGCGACCTTATCATGAACACCATGAATAG
- the LOC131785268 gene encoding uncharacterized protein isoform X2, producing the protein MEKPKNYYVLKETEPPSKKPLYIAIAVAVVLCFVGLILIVVGGVLTSKARKECSTQVSPSSKAPMVKPSTCEYSDEAKRVGLDKFLLKVKTTYYKMNPNNAVYDPDSTPTTIREDFSPYDAHPEAIRKRTDAARALYEEAQALDEKADSAKMKPREIKAIAQVKHYLQSNFGAPYDENYYAGDWMLGPNKFCWQPICGVGSDLMAHFTYKEWGVRPKTKKDLIFVVEHLKKLNDSLMQYIENVKYGVKAGFVRSVEDCQDGLYSIKRAYLKVSQQGTRGVLNESYTQDMLNPKWLADLPEDVSNAWEKEHKESVKTYIHEALVEYVGKPLDSLLKYLEFEHSQYCVPSNISSGLATLPLSYIYKNGTNTGIPATGKLPNGDPLDGKKAYEMILPYFTTSMEMTPNKVYNLGKTMLNKLYPRAVQIAKELTRQQDENQAVVAFKKRLEQQSMFFNEEKIPENESNKDAFEKCTSMEQAKIYCPKRYKAMLTWFDYVNTVLSDLAPKTNHMFHFTGKYQSTPNCPVKLVANFNPGTGSQSYRSSNRDCTKNAQYRLPFYLKDMGPRYNAISVGAHEARPGHHTQVQGFTELFGDSCEGVISWLNGASYYTAFTEGWALYAENPLIAEETDTYKNNPLQLYGMLKWQIWRALRLMMDTGLHYKGMKRWEALKLFADYAWDKTDKAVKDVTRYQSDPGQATAYMIGQLRIWQVRNDTKDTIEKGKKRFSEKDFHYQVLSQGSSPLSYLERHLSKYADCVVKPGLDGCEYIIANPSSADTPTKDAASKRPAKPFQPRPYHEHHE; encoded by the exons ATGGAGAAACCAAAGAATTACTATGTTCTTAAGGAGACAGAGCCGCCTTCTAAGAAGCCTCTTTATATCGCTATAGCCGTTGCTGTCGTGTTATGCTTTGTGGGATTAATTCTTATCGTGGTTGGTGGAGTTTTAACCTCCAAAGCTAGGAAGGAATGTTCAACTCAAGTGTCACCTTCTTCTAAAGCGCCTATGGTAAAACCGTCGACTTGCGAATACTCCGACGAAGCTAAGCGCGTGGGGTTGGACAAATTCCTTCTTAAAGTGAAAACTACCTATTACAAGATGAATCCCAACAACGCGGTTTACGATCCTGATTCGACGCCGACAACCATTCGCGAGGATTTCAGCCCGTACGACGCGCACCCGGAGGCCATTCGAAAACGGACAGATGCGGCCAGAGCACTTTATGAAGAAGCTCAGGCGCTCGACGAAAAGGCAGACAGCGCTAAGATGAAGCCGCGTGAAATCAAAGCAATCGCGCAAGTGAAGCATTATCTCCAAAGCAACTTCGGCGCGCCCTACGACGAGAACTACTACGCCGGAGATTGGATGCTTGGTCCAAATAAATTCTGTTGGCAGCCAATCTGCGGCGTAGGAAGCGACCTCATGGCTCATTTCACATACAAGGAATGGGGTGTAAGACCCAAGACGAAGAAGGACTTGATATTTGTCGTCGAACATCTAAAAAAGCTTAACGATTCCTTGATGCAATACATCGAAAATGTTAAGTATGGGGTGAAAGCAGGGTTTGTTCGTTCAGTGGAAGATTGTCAAGACGGCCTGTATTCCATTAAGCGCGCCTATCTAAAAGTGTCACAACAGGGCACTCGGG GAGTTCTAAACGAATCATATACTCAAGATATGCTCAATCCAAAATGGCTGGCTGATCTACCAGAAGATGTATCTAATGCTTGGGAAAAGGAACACAAAGAATCTGTAAAGACATACATACATGAAGCTCTTGTGGAGTATGTGGGGAAACCACTGGACAGCTTGCTGAAATACTTGGAGTTCGAACATTCTCAATACTGCGTCCCCAGTAACATCTCCAGCGGTCTCGCCACGCTCCCTCTGTCATATATCTACAAAAACGGTACTAACACTGGGATACCAGCCACTGGAAAACTTCCTAACGGTGACCCGCTGGATGGAAAGAAAGCCTATGAAATGATCTTACCTTACTTCACTACAAGTATGGAGATGACACCTAATAAAGTTTACAATCTGGGAAAGACAATGTTGAATAAGCTCTATCCGCGAGCCGTGCAAATAGCAAAGGAATTAACAAGGCAGCAGGACGAAAATCAGGCTGTGGTGGCGTTTAAAAAACGTTTAGAACAACAAAGCATGTTTTTCAATGAAGAGAAAATTCCCGAAAATGAGAGTAACAAGGACGCATTCGAGAAGTGCACCAGTATGGAACAAGCTAAAATATACTGTCCTAAGAGATACAAAGCCATGCTGACCTGGTTTGACTATGTTAACA CTGTTTTGAGTGACCTTGCCCCGAAAACCAATCATATGTTTCATTTCACTGGTAAATATCAGAGCACACCCAACTGTCCGGTCAAGCTGGTAGCGAATTTCAACCCAGGCACCGGTTCCCAGAGTTATAGATCCAGCAATAGAGACTGCACCAAAAATGCACAGTACCGATTACCGTTCTATTTGAAAGACATGGGACCAAGATACAACGCCATATCCGTGGGCGCTCACGAGGCGAGGCCTGGACACCATACCCAG GTCCAGGGTTTCACAGAATTGTTCGGAGACAGCTGTGAGGGCGTGATAAGCTGGTTGAATGGTGCATCTTACTACACCGCGTTTACGGAGGGCTGGGCATTATACGCTGAGAATCCGCTCATCGCCGAAGAAACAGACACGTACAAAAACAACCCGCTGCAGTTGTATGGTATGCTCAAGTGGCAGATTTGGCGGGCTTTGCGCCTGATGATGGACACTGGCCTTCATTACAAAG GAATGAAGAGGTGGGAAGCACTGAAACTCTTCGCTGATTATGCTTGGGACAAAACTGACAAGGCTGTCAAAGACGTGACGCGTTATCAGAGCGACCCCGGCCAGGCAACTGCTTACATGATTGGCCAGTTAAGGATTTGGCAGGTACGAAATGACACTAAGGATACCATCGAGAAAGGTAAAAAGAGGTTCAGCGAGAAGGATTTCCATTACCAGGTTCTTTCCCAAGGATCCTCGCCACTAAGCTACTTGGAAAGACACCTATCGAAGTACGCTGATTGTGTCGTCAAACCTGGTCTCGATGGCTGTGAATACATCATAGCCAATCCTTCCAGTGCAGACACTCCTACCAAAGATGCCGCTTCTAAGCGACCAGCGAAGCCATTTCAGCCGCGACCTTATCATGAACACCATGAATAG